One Arthrobacter sp. StoSoilB20 DNA segment encodes these proteins:
- a CDS encoding acyl-CoA carboxylase subunit beta: MSHDLTTTAGKIADFRDRQARAEQPSGPEAIEKQHARGKNTARERIDLLVDPGSFVEFDALAVHRSTAFGMEKKKPLGDGVVSGYGTVDGRLIAIYSQDFSVYGGSLSQVNGEKIVKVQEFALRNGCPVVGINDGGGARIQEGVASLAMFADIFRNNVHASGVVPQISLIMGPCAGGAAYSPALTDYVVMVDKTSHMFITGPDVIKTVTGEDVDMETLGGARQHNATTGTSTYLASDEADAIEFVRELLDFLPSNNLSEAPVVEHDQELELNDDDQALDALIPDSANQPYDMRKVIEQIVDDAHFLEMQSLYAPNVMIGYGRVEGHTVGIVANQPMQFAGTLDISASEKAARFVRHCDAFNIPIITLVDVPGFLPGKDQEFQGIIRRGAKLLYAYAEATVPKLTVITRKAYGGAYIVMGSKKLGADLNLAWPTAQIGVMGAQGAVNILYRRDLAAVAEAGGDVEAKRAEIIQGYEEELLNPYQAAQLGYVDAVIAPSDTRLQIIRGLRALRDKRASLPTKKHGNIPL; this comes from the coding sequence ATGAGCCACGATCTGACAACGACAGCGGGAAAGATTGCCGACTTCCGCGACCGCCAGGCCCGTGCAGAGCAACCTTCCGGCCCGGAAGCGATTGAGAAGCAGCACGCCCGGGGCAAGAACACTGCCCGCGAACGCATTGACCTCCTGGTTGATCCGGGCTCCTTCGTCGAATTCGACGCCCTCGCAGTGCACCGCTCCACCGCTTTCGGCATGGAGAAAAAGAAACCCCTCGGCGACGGCGTGGTCTCCGGATACGGAACCGTTGATGGCCGCCTCATCGCGATCTACAGCCAGGACTTCAGCGTCTACGGTGGCTCGTTGAGCCAGGTCAACGGCGAGAAGATCGTCAAGGTCCAGGAATTCGCCCTCCGCAACGGGTGCCCTGTTGTGGGTATCAACGACGGCGGCGGCGCGCGCATCCAGGAAGGCGTCGCCTCGCTGGCCATGTTCGCTGACATCTTCCGCAACAACGTCCATGCTTCCGGCGTTGTCCCCCAGATTTCCCTCATCATGGGCCCGTGCGCCGGCGGCGCCGCCTACTCCCCTGCTTTGACCGACTATGTGGTGATGGTGGACAAGACCTCGCACATGTTCATCACCGGCCCTGACGTCATCAAGACGGTCACCGGCGAAGACGTGGACATGGAAACCCTCGGTGGGGCACGCCAGCACAATGCCACCACCGGAACCTCCACCTACCTGGCCTCCGATGAGGCTGACGCGATCGAGTTCGTGCGCGAACTCCTGGACTTCCTGCCCTCGAATAACCTCTCGGAAGCACCCGTGGTGGAGCACGACCAGGAACTGGAACTCAACGACGACGACCAAGCACTGGACGCGCTGATCCCCGACTCCGCCAACCAGCCGTACGACATGCGCAAGGTCATTGAGCAGATCGTGGACGACGCACACTTCCTCGAAATGCAGTCCCTGTACGCCCCTAACGTGATGATCGGCTACGGCCGCGTTGAGGGACACACCGTGGGCATCGTGGCCAACCAGCCCATGCAGTTCGCCGGCACCCTGGACATCTCCGCCTCGGAAAAGGCTGCCCGCTTTGTCCGGCACTGCGACGCCTTCAACATCCCCATCATCACCCTGGTGGACGTCCCCGGCTTCCTGCCCGGCAAGGACCAGGAGTTCCAAGGCATCATCCGCCGCGGGGCCAAGCTCCTCTACGCCTACGCCGAAGCAACGGTCCCCAAGCTCACGGTCATCACCCGCAAGGCTTACGGTGGAGCGTACATCGTGATGGGCTCCAAGAAGCTCGGCGCGGACCTCAACCTCGCATGGCCCACCGCCCAGATCGGCGTCATGGGCGCCCAGGGTGCCGTGAATATCCTTTACCGCCGCGACCTTGCTGCCGTTGCCGAAGCCGGCGGCGACGTGGAAGCCAAGCGCGCCGAGATCATCCAGGGCTACGAGGAAGAACTCCTCAACCCTTACCAGGCAGCTCAGCTGGGCTACGTAGACGCCGTCATCGCTCCGTCCGACACGCGCCTCCAGATCATCCGCGGCCTCCGCGCCCTCCGCGACAAGCGCGCCAGCCTGCCCACCAAGAAGCACGGAAACATCCCGCTGTGA
- a CDS encoding NAD(P)-dependent oxidoreductase, whose protein sequence is MTSSNDASGALAPTQTPYVATGSLKGRTILMSGGSRGIGLAIATRAARDGANIVLMAKTGDPHPKLEGTVFTAADQLVAAGGQALPLVGDVRNDDDVAAAVAAAVERFGGIDVVVNNASAIDLSRTDAVDMKRYDLMQDINVRGTFLLSKLALPALRESSHGHILTLSPPLNLDPKWAGMHLAYTMAKYGMSLTTLGLAEELKNDGVSVNSLWPCTLIDTAAIRNMPGGQQIVQAARGPEIMADAAHAVLTGSGATGKFFTDEEVLTAAGVSDFSTYSLGAPEDRLVPDIFL, encoded by the coding sequence ATGACTTCAAGCAACGACGCTTCCGGCGCACTTGCGCCGACGCAGACTCCCTACGTAGCTACTGGCTCGCTCAAGGGCAGGACCATCCTGATGTCCGGCGGCAGCCGGGGCATCGGCTTGGCCATCGCCACGCGTGCGGCCCGGGACGGCGCCAACATCGTGCTCATGGCCAAGACGGGAGATCCCCATCCCAAACTCGAAGGCACAGTTTTCACCGCCGCCGATCAGCTGGTCGCTGCCGGTGGGCAGGCTTTGCCGCTCGTTGGGGACGTGCGCAATGATGACGACGTCGCCGCCGCTGTAGCCGCCGCCGTCGAGCGTTTCGGAGGTATCGACGTCGTGGTCAACAACGCCTCGGCCATTGACCTTTCCCGGACCGATGCTGTTGACATGAAGCGTTACGACCTCATGCAGGACATCAACGTTCGTGGCACCTTCCTGCTCTCCAAGCTCGCGCTGCCGGCGCTCAGGGAATCCAGCCACGGCCACATTCTCACCCTGTCCCCGCCGCTGAACCTGGACCCGAAATGGGCCGGCATGCATCTTGCCTACACCATGGCCAAGTACGGAATGAGCCTGACCACCCTGGGATTGGCCGAAGAGCTCAAGAACGACGGCGTGTCGGTCAACTCCCTCTGGCCCTGCACGCTGATTGATACAGCCGCGATCCGGAACATGCCCGGCGGGCAGCAAATCGTGCAAGCAGCACGAGGCCCCGAAATCATGGCCGATGCCGCACATGCTGTCCTGACCGGTTCCGGGGCAACAGGCAAATTCTTCACGGACGAGGAGGTCCTGACAGCAGCCGGTGTGTCGGATTTTTCGACCTACAGCCTCGGTGCACCCGAAGACCGCCTGGTTCCGGACATCTTCCTCTGA
- a CDS encoding adenylate/guanylate cyclase domain-containing protein — MSVEDQQSGGDLDQEFDAVPEPSMDEDTDAGPAPVAVQSGPPTGVMSAERLAIKALESKLLGGERKLRRREVAAGAGVSILSARKIWRALGFPNFGDEDVAFTERDQAALSTILDLVRAGILTEEAAISVTRSIGQMTDRMVVWQIEALVEDMVSEQGIPDAVARKQLVGQLPALVDSLEEILVYSYRRQLNAGVQRLAVRAEAGLQASEEGREGDEDDSPLPLARAVGFADLVSYTSLSRRMNEKTLAQLVQRFENKCAEIISVGGGRLVKTVGDEVLYIAETPAAGAEISLALAQAFTEDEILPQCRVSMVWGRILSRLGDIYGPTVNLAARLTTLAQPGTVLVDAMTAAALGQDDRFVLVPQKSENVRGFGEIHPVMLARGRGKGLVLD, encoded by the coding sequence ATGAGCGTTGAGGATCAGCAGTCCGGCGGGGACTTGGACCAGGAGTTCGACGCCGTCCCCGAGCCTTCCATGGATGAGGACACCGACGCCGGCCCTGCTCCGGTTGCGGTGCAGAGTGGTCCCCCCACTGGTGTCATGTCCGCCGAGCGCCTTGCCATCAAAGCTCTGGAATCGAAGCTGCTGGGCGGTGAACGCAAGCTCCGTCGTCGAGAAGTTGCCGCGGGGGCGGGCGTTTCCATCCTGTCCGCCCGCAAAATCTGGCGTGCCCTGGGATTCCCGAACTTCGGCGACGAAGACGTTGCTTTCACCGAACGGGACCAGGCCGCCCTGTCCACCATCCTGGACCTCGTCCGGGCCGGGATACTGACAGAGGAAGCCGCCATCTCCGTCACCCGTTCAATCGGGCAGATGACAGATCGGATGGTGGTCTGGCAGATCGAAGCGCTGGTCGAAGACATGGTCTCCGAGCAGGGGATTCCGGATGCAGTGGCGCGCAAGCAATTGGTAGGTCAGTTGCCGGCCCTGGTGGATTCGCTTGAAGAGATCCTTGTGTACTCCTACCGCCGTCAACTTAACGCCGGTGTGCAGCGCCTCGCGGTTCGCGCCGAGGCCGGACTTCAGGCCAGCGAGGAAGGCCGTGAAGGCGATGAGGACGATTCGCCATTGCCCCTGGCGCGCGCTGTGGGCTTCGCCGACCTCGTCTCCTACACCAGCCTTTCGCGCCGCATGAACGAGAAGACGCTTGCCCAGTTGGTGCAGCGGTTTGAGAACAAGTGCGCAGAAATTATCTCCGTAGGTGGCGGCCGTCTGGTCAAGACTGTGGGCGACGAAGTCCTTTACATTGCCGAGACACCAGCCGCGGGGGCCGAGATTTCCCTTGCATTGGCGCAGGCCTTTACTGAAGACGAGATCCTGCCGCAATGCCGTGTCTCCATGGTTTGGGGTCGCATCCTGTCCAGGCTGGGGGACATCTACGGACCCACGGTCAACCTCGCTGCCCGCCTTACCACGTTGGCCCAACCCGGGACTGTCCTGGTGGATGCCATGACCGCCGCTGCGTTGGGCCAGGATGACCGGTTCGTCCTGGTTCCGCAGAAGTCTGAGAATGTCCGCGGTTTCGGCGAGATCCATCCCGTCATGCTGGCCCGTGGCCGCGGCAAGGGTTTGGTACTCGACTAG
- a CDS encoding DUF885 domain-containing protein — protein sequence MTTANTPVRPKSAIDAVADAYTEKLIELNPGFATTLGLPGHETEYQDYSPAGAEAHAEATRLALDALAGLEPSDDVDAVTLDAMRERLGLELEIHESGWDLADLNNIASPAQDIRAIFDLMPTETVEQWEHLAGRAANVPGAIAGYIESLRSAADAGKVAAARQVRIVIEQTGRYASEDGFFAKMATNAAIGGSPLPAEVQSKLDAGTAAARSAYSALGEFLRDELLPLAPEKDAVGRERYALASRSFVGAEVDLEETYAWGVQELERLIGEQEKVAAQIKPGASIEEAKAVLNSDPARQIKGTDALKAWMQELSDRAVSELADVHFDIPDVMKTLECMIAPTDEGGIYYTGPSDDFSRPGRMWWSVPAGEDTFTTWSETTTVFHEGVPGHHLQVATATYRRELLNNWRRNVCWVSGHGEGWALYAEQLMLELGYLKDPGDHMGMLDGQRMRAARVVFDIGVHLELPVPERWGTGTWTPEKGFDFLKANLDISEGQLQFEFTRYLGWPGQAPSYKVGQRLWEQIRAELESREDFDLKSFHSKALNIGSVGLDVLRRALLG from the coding sequence GTGACTACTGCAAACACTCCAGTACGCCCGAAGTCCGCCATCGATGCCGTAGCTGACGCGTACACAGAAAAGTTGATCGAACTCAATCCCGGCTTTGCCACCACGCTGGGCCTGCCGGGACACGAAACCGAATACCAGGACTACTCCCCTGCCGGTGCCGAGGCTCACGCGGAGGCCACAAGGTTGGCCCTGGATGCCCTGGCAGGCCTTGAGCCGTCGGACGACGTGGATGCCGTCACCCTGGACGCCATGCGCGAGCGGCTCGGCCTGGAATTGGAGATCCACGAGTCGGGTTGGGACCTCGCCGACCTGAACAACATTGCCTCTCCTGCCCAGGACATCCGCGCCATTTTCGATCTCATGCCTACCGAGACCGTTGAACAGTGGGAACACCTTGCCGGCCGTGCAGCCAACGTTCCTGGCGCCATTGCGGGCTACATTGAGTCGCTTCGCTCCGCTGCCGACGCCGGGAAAGTAGCCGCCGCCCGCCAGGTCCGGATCGTGATCGAGCAGACCGGCCGCTACGCCTCAGAGGATGGCTTCTTCGCCAAAATGGCCACCAACGCTGCTATTGGTGGCTCCCCGCTGCCCGCCGAGGTTCAGTCAAAGCTCGACGCCGGGACTGCGGCCGCGCGTTCTGCGTACAGCGCCTTGGGTGAATTCCTTCGGGACGAACTGTTGCCCCTGGCGCCGGAGAAGGATGCAGTCGGGCGCGAACGCTACGCGCTGGCCTCGCGTTCATTCGTTGGGGCCGAAGTAGATCTGGAAGAGACCTACGCTTGGGGCGTTCAGGAGCTCGAGAGGCTTATCGGCGAGCAGGAAAAGGTCGCGGCGCAGATCAAGCCCGGCGCCTCCATTGAAGAAGCCAAGGCCGTACTCAATAGCGACCCTGCCCGCCAGATCAAGGGCACCGACGCCTTGAAAGCCTGGATGCAGGAACTCTCCGACCGCGCTGTCTCCGAGCTGGCCGATGTCCACTTCGACATCCCGGACGTTATGAAGACCCTCGAATGCATGATTGCCCCCACCGACGAGGGCGGCATCTACTACACCGGCCCTTCCGACGACTTCTCCCGGCCCGGACGCATGTGGTGGTCAGTGCCGGCAGGCGAAGACACCTTCACCACCTGGTCCGAAACCACCACCGTTTTCCACGAAGGGGTGCCCGGCCACCACCTCCAAGTCGCCACGGCAACATACCGCCGGGAACTCTTGAACAACTGGCGCCGCAACGTCTGCTGGGTCTCAGGCCACGGTGAAGGCTGGGCGCTCTACGCCGAGCAGCTCATGCTGGAACTGGGCTACCTCAAAGACCCAGGTGACCACATGGGCATGCTCGATGGCCAGCGGATGCGGGCAGCCCGCGTAGTGTTCGATATCGGTGTGCACCTGGAACTGCCCGTCCCCGAACGCTGGGGCACCGGCACCTGGACGCCGGAGAAGGGCTTCGACTTCCTCAAGGCCAACCTCGACATCAGCGAAGGCCAGCTTCAGTTCGAATTCACCCGCTACCTGGGCTGGCCGGGACAAGCTCCGTCCTACAAGGTGGGGCAGCGTCTGTGGGAGCAGATCCGTGCCGAGCTGGAGTCCCGTGAAGACTTCGACCTCAAGTCCTTCCACAGCAAGGCGTTGAACATCGGCTCGGTCGGTTTGGACGTGCTGCGCCGGGCGTTGCTGGGCTGA
- a CDS encoding PH domain-containing protein — protein MRKELLPGEQVITITRQQARSLFFPVLAFLAAPALTGYACAWIVKGNPQRLASFITVEWTPWLIGLCLVLAAWLVLGYSLRRVMRWNSVRYILTSRRILAKYGMFRRRDWQVSLVAIRNVGVHQSMFQRTLHSGNISLDTGHSGTAVLADVPEVAKFRGFILDAMDELPQGEVFEGQVLTDYDQLPWELREGGRDER, from the coding sequence ATGCGTAAGGAGTTGCTTCCGGGAGAGCAGGTCATCACCATCACGCGTCAGCAGGCCCGCTCCCTTTTCTTTCCCGTGCTTGCCTTCCTTGCTGCTCCGGCCCTCACAGGCTATGCCTGCGCCTGGATTGTCAAAGGCAATCCCCAGCGCCTGGCTTCTTTCATTACAGTTGAATGGACGCCATGGCTGATCGGGCTGTGCCTGGTGCTGGCAGCTTGGCTGGTGCTTGGCTACAGCCTGCGCCGGGTGATGCGCTGGAATTCCGTCCGTTACATCCTGACGAGCAGGCGGATACTTGCCAAATACGGAATGTTTCGACGCCGGGACTGGCAAGTATCGCTCGTGGCAATCCGCAATGTGGGGGTCCATCAGAGCATGTTCCAACGGACATTGCACTCCGGGAATATATCCTTGGATACCGGGCACTCCGGAACGGCCGTTCTGGCGGATGTTCCCGAGGTCGCAAAATTTCGGGGGTTCATTCTTGACGCCATGGATGAACTCCCGCAAGGTGAGGTTTTTGAAGGCCAAGTATTGACGGACTATGACCAGTTGCCATGGGAGCTGAGAGAAGGTGGAAGAGATGAGCGTTGA
- a CDS encoding acyl-CoA carboxylase epsilon subunit, with protein MTTPKHRADSAPDAAPAEPAVPLFSVVKGEPTAEELAALAAVVVSLGTQQEAAAAKPNVRHWVRRQQLRLDPSPGPGAWKRSRG; from the coding sequence GTGACCACGCCCAAGCATCGCGCCGATTCGGCGCCGGACGCCGCTCCCGCAGAACCCGCCGTCCCGCTGTTCTCGGTGGTCAAAGGCGAACCGACAGCCGAAGAGCTCGCGGCACTTGCCGCCGTCGTGGTTTCACTCGGTACGCAGCAGGAGGCTGCCGCAGCCAAGCCGAACGTCCGGCATTGGGTGCGACGCCAGCAGCTGCGGCTGGACCCGTCACCAGGCCCTGGCGCATGGAAGCGCAGTCGCGGCTAG
- a CDS encoding biotin--[acetyl-CoA-carboxylase] ligase, producing MDAEQPDSSEPHIPAAGPERPALDREALLQPEFLSAAGISQLNIVQSTGSTNQDLVRAVTVEPKKWTDLSVLTAEHQTAARGRLDRQWESPERSAVSVSMVLRPVTAEGMPVPTQSYSWLSLLAAVALREALQETAGVTADIKWPNDVLVNGRKIAGILAQMTNISDGSVPAVILGVGLNVTLAEEELPVKTATSLALEGATTTDRTALLKSYLSRFARLYRSFCNSEGDPAAGLAGGASLHKRVESAMVTLGREVRAHLPGDLELVGHASRLDEHGSLLVVDHGGREHVVTAGDVVHLRATESGYA from the coding sequence ATGGATGCCGAACAGCCAGACAGCAGCGAACCCCACATCCCGGCCGCCGGTCCCGAGCGGCCCGCGTTGGACCGTGAAGCATTGCTGCAGCCGGAGTTCCTGTCGGCAGCGGGCATTTCGCAACTGAACATCGTCCAATCCACGGGCTCCACCAACCAGGACCTGGTGCGGGCGGTCACCGTTGAGCCCAAGAAGTGGACTGACCTTTCCGTGCTGACCGCTGAACACCAGACGGCGGCGCGTGGACGGCTGGACCGGCAGTGGGAGTCGCCCGAGCGCTCAGCGGTGTCTGTATCCATGGTGCTTCGTCCTGTCACAGCCGAAGGCATGCCGGTACCCACCCAGAGCTACTCGTGGCTGTCCCTCCTGGCTGCGGTTGCCCTGCGTGAAGCTTTGCAGGAAACGGCTGGGGTCACTGCCGATATCAAGTGGCCCAACGACGTCCTGGTGAACGGCCGCAAGATCGCCGGCATCCTGGCGCAGATGACCAACATCAGCGATGGCTCGGTTCCCGCAGTGATCCTCGGCGTGGGCCTCAACGTGACGCTGGCTGAGGAGGAATTGCCGGTCAAGACAGCTACGTCGCTGGCCTTGGAAGGGGCCACGACGACGGACCGTACCGCGCTGTTGAAAAGCTACCTGTCCCGCTTCGCACGGCTTTACCGCAGTTTCTGCAATTCAGAAGGAGACCCCGCCGCAGGTTTGGCCGGCGGAGCTTCCCTGCACAAGCGGGTGGAGTCGGCCATGGTCACCCTTGGGCGGGAAGTACGGGCCCACTTGCCCGGAGATCTCGAACTCGTGGGCCATGCTTCGCGGCTGGACGAGCACGGATCCCTGCTGGTGGTAGACCACGGCGGCAGGGAGCATGTGGTGACGGCTGGGGATGTGGTGCACCTGCGTGCCACAGAAAGCGGTTATGCGTAA